The Syntrophorhabdaceae bacterium genome includes a region encoding these proteins:
- the moeB gene encoding molybdopterin-synthase adenylyltransferase MoeB produces MHLVDIREHEELAVGFIDTSVSIPNSALRETVQHVLPDKNAPLILYCASGARSLRAATALKGMGYQDVRSMAGGFNAWVEAGFDIKTKGVMTTDQIKRYSRQLLMPEIGEQGQLRLLRSRVLVVGAGGLGSPVAFYLAAAGVGTLGIVDFDRVDLSNLHRQILYDTKDVGQPKTASARRTIHRINPDISVIAYQERFTADRALEIIAPYDIVVDGSDNFGTKFLANDAAFFAGKPFVFGGAIRFEGQASVFFPKAGGPCLRCMMPEIPAPETAPSUSEVGVLGVVPGQIGLVQAAEVIKLILKKGRSLTGRFLIYDLMEADFRTFTVERNPVCPLCGGKPTIRDLTGDYQGVCSD; encoded by the coding sequence GTGCATCTTGTTGACATTCGGGAGCATGAAGAGCTTGCTGTCGGCTTCATTGACACATCTGTATCCATCCCGAACAGCGCGTTACGAGAAACCGTGCAACACGTTTTGCCCGATAAGAATGCGCCTCTCATACTGTATTGCGCCTCCGGGGCACGTTCCCTTCGCGCCGCCACAGCGCTGAAAGGGATGGGCTATCAAGATGTGCGGTCCATGGCCGGAGGATTCAACGCCTGGGTTGAAGCGGGCTTCGATATCAAAACAAAGGGCGTGATGACAACCGATCAGATCAAGCGCTATAGCCGACAACTCTTAATGCCTGAAATCGGCGAACAGGGCCAGTTAAGGTTGCTCCGCTCACGGGTGCTCGTGGTGGGCGCCGGCGGATTGGGGAGCCCCGTCGCTTTCTATCTCGCCGCCGCGGGGGTAGGAACCCTGGGAATCGTCGACTTTGACAGGGTCGATCTTTCCAATCTGCACAGGCAGATACTTTACGACACGAAGGATGTGGGACAACCGAAGACCGCGTCAGCCAGACGGACGATCCACCGGATAAACCCCGATATATCGGTCATCGCCTATCAGGAACGGTTCACAGCGGATCGAGCTTTGGAAATTATCGCCCCCTACGATATCGTTGTGGACGGATCGGATAATTTTGGCACCAAGTTTCTCGCCAACGACGCGGCCTTCTTTGCGGGAAAACCATTCGTCTTCGGAGGCGCTATAAGATTTGAAGGACAGGCGAGCGTCTTTTTCCCAAAGGCAGGCGGACCGTGCCTGCGCTGTATGATGCCTGAGATTCCGGCGCCGGAGACTGCGCCGTCATGAAGCGAAGTGGGCGTGCTCGGGGTCGTTCCCGGGCAGATCGGCCTGGTTCAGGCCGCTGAAGTCATCAAGCTGATCTTGAAAAAAGGCAGATCTCTCACCGGTCGTTTCCTGATCTACGATTTAATGGAGGCTGATTTCAGGACTTTTACGGTGGAAAGAAACCCGGTCTGTCCTCTCTGTGGGGGTAAGCCAACGATCAGAGACCTGACAGGCGACTACCAGGGCGTGTGCAGCGATTAA
- a CDS encoding pyridoxamine 5'-phosphate oxidase family protein has protein sequence MRVARKEIKDKNILIRLLSEAYVGRLATNRHDGYPVIKPLNFLYDEGKIYIHSAQEGEKIEDIKQDNRVCFEVDFPISYVKTSGSPCKAAYRYRSVIMKGRAFILEDRQEKIRALKGLMEKYQPEGGYGKIPDEKLDLTAVVRIDVEEMTGKEDVGR, from the coding sequence ATGCGAGTGGCAAGAAAGGAGATCAAAGACAAGAACATATTAATCAGGCTACTGTCAGAGGCCTATGTGGGACGACTCGCCACGAACCGACACGACGGCTATCCCGTGATAAAGCCCCTCAATTTCCTTTATGACGAAGGGAAGATCTACATACACTCCGCGCAAGAAGGAGAGAAGATAGAAGACATCAAGCAAGATAACCGGGTTTGCTTCGAGGTGGACTTTCCTATCTCGTATGTAAAGACGAGCGGTAGCCCCTGCAAGGCCGCGTACCGATATCGCAGCGTCATCATGAAAGGGAGGGCTTTTATCCTGGAAGACAGGCAGGAAAAGATCCGTGCGCTTAAAGGCCTTATGGAGAAATACCAGCCCGAGGGCGGCTACGGGAAAATCCCCGATGAGAAGCTCGATCTCACGGCGGTTGTCAGGATAGACGTAGAGGAGATGACGGGTAAAGAGGATGTTGGCCGTTGA